A stretch of Enterobacter cloacae complex sp. ECNIH7 DNA encodes these proteins:
- a CDS encoding phage tail protein translates to MHKLKSLRQALIDAIPQLNANPERLQMSVGGGNIDARLASSLSFEKRYALNAKVSGFTGDSEGFFVPVLAWLRENQPDIFTLDEGRKNGYTFSIVLNDDDTMDITISVQLTERILVSQEQGALHATYSPEPPLPEPVTRPKALYVNGELVSQWED, encoded by the coding sequence ATGCACAAACTCAAGAGCCTGCGTCAGGCATTAATTGACGCGATCCCCCAACTCAATGCCAACCCGGAGCGCCTGCAGATGTCGGTCGGAGGCGGCAATATTGACGCCCGACTGGCCTCCTCGCTCTCCTTTGAAAAGCGGTATGCGCTGAACGCGAAGGTCAGCGGCTTCACCGGCGACAGCGAGGGATTTTTCGTCCCGGTGCTGGCCTGGCTTCGGGAAAACCAGCCGGATATTTTTACCCTCGATGAAGGACGCAAAAACGGCTACACCTTCTCCATCGTCTTAAACGATGACGATACGATGGATATCACCATCAGCGTGCAATTAACCGAGCGTATTCTTGTTTCCCAGGAGCAGGGCGCTCTGCACGCGACGTATTCCCCCGAGCCGCCGCTGCCGGAGCCCGTCACGCGGCCGAAGGCGCTGTACGTCAACGGCGAGCTGGTCAGCCAGTGGGAGGACTAA
- the lysC gene encoding Rz1-like lysis system protein LysC (LysC is an Rz1-like component of a phage lytic system, substantially overlapping although not fully embedded in the gene for the Rz-like LysB component.), with protein MLSAGCTPAPPAPPQPIVYNACPKVSRCPMPGSEPATNGDLSADIRRLEYALIACALQVETIKDCQDKLDAQTQEPASGIN; from the coding sequence ATGCTGTCCGCAGGCTGCACACCCGCTCCGCCTGCGCCTCCGCAGCCCATTGTTTACAACGCCTGCCCGAAGGTGAGCCGCTGCCCGATGCCGGGAAGCGAACCCGCCACTAACGGCGATCTCAGCGCGGATATTCGCAGGCTGGAATACGCCCTTATCGCCTGCGCGCTGCAGGTTGAAACCATTAAAGACTGTCAGGATAAACTCGATGCACAAACTCAAGAGCCTGCGTCAGGCATTAATTGA
- the lysB gene encoding Rz-like lysis system protein LysB (The gene for this Rz-like phage lysis system protein may overlap extensively with the gene for the other spanin subunit, the Rz1-like protein in the outer membrane.) produces the protein MRTLMLALAGLLAITLWLRHDNLNLSRSLATANRVASEQKTALATLNQQLSLSQRMARTNENAQVRLREELATAGEERARREATIGRLLNENEALRRWYTAQLPDAVRRLHTRSACASAAHCLQRLPEGEPLPDAGKRTRH, from the coding sequence ATGAGAACGCTCATGCTGGCGCTGGCCGGGCTGCTGGCCATCACGCTGTGGCTTCGTCATGACAACCTGAACCTGTCGCGTTCCTTAGCCACGGCCAATCGGGTCGCCAGCGAGCAAAAAACGGCCCTCGCCACGCTTAACCAGCAGCTGTCCCTGTCGCAGCGGATGGCCAGAACAAATGAAAATGCCCAGGTCAGGCTCCGTGAGGAGCTTGCTACCGCGGGCGAGGAGAGGGCAAGACGGGAAGCGACTATCGGGAGATTACTCAATGAAAATGAAGCGTTACGCCGCTGGTATACCGCTCAGCTGCCTGATGCTGTCCGCAGGCTGCACACCCGCTCCGCCTGCGCCTCCGCAGCCCATTGTTTACAACGCCTGCCCGAAGGTGAGCCGCTGCCCGATGCCGGGAAGCGAACCCGCCACTAA
- a CDS encoding lysozyme, producing the protein MNSIIKRCSVAGVLALAVLMPDFQLLKTSPEGLALIADLEGCRLSPYRCSAGVWTSGIGHTANVVPTRDITEREAAVNLVADVLNVERRLAACAPVEMPPRVYDALVSFTFNVGAGAACRSTLVSFIKRKQWPQACGQLTRWVYVNGVKNAGLENRRVREKAWCMKGLP; encoded by the coding sequence GTGAACTCAATCATTAAGCGTTGCAGCGTCGCCGGCGTGCTGGCCCTGGCGGTGCTGATGCCTGACTTTCAATTACTGAAAACGTCCCCGGAAGGGTTGGCGTTGATTGCCGATCTCGAAGGATGTCGCCTCTCGCCCTACCGGTGTAGCGCCGGCGTATGGACGTCCGGCATTGGCCACACGGCAAACGTTGTGCCAACGCGGGACATTACCGAGCGTGAGGCTGCGGTAAATCTGGTCGCTGATGTGCTCAACGTTGAGCGGCGTCTGGCGGCGTGTGCGCCGGTGGAGATGCCGCCCCGGGTCTATGACGCGCTGGTGAGTTTTACCTTTAATGTCGGCGCAGGCGCCGCCTGCCGTTCGACGCTGGTGTCCTTTATCAAACGTAAACAGTGGCCGCAGGCATGCGGGCAGCTTACCCGCTGGGTGTACGTCAACGGCGTCAAAAATGCCGGTCTGGAAAACCGTCGCGTCCGCGAGAAGGCCTGGTGCATGAAGGGGCTGCCATGA
- a CDS encoding HP1 family phage holin, producing the protein MGLSLEKITTVIAYWLAVALAWFGAMSPEKVALYVGSLCAIFTALTNYWFKRKTWRYLQSLGLDKKSIRELNH; encoded by the coding sequence ATGGGACTGAGCCTGGAGAAAATCACCACGGTTATCGCCTACTGGCTGGCCGTGGCGCTGGCCTGGTTCGGGGCGATGTCTCCTGAAAAAGTCGCGCTGTACGTGGGGAGTCTGTGCGCCATTTTTACCGCATTAACGAATTACTGGTTTAAGCGAAAAACCTGGCGCTATCTCCAGTCTCTTGGCCTCGATAAGAAGAGCATTCGTGAACTCAATCATTAA
- a CDS encoding tail protein X — translation MKIYAMQGDTLDAVCARFYGRTAGVVEAVLKANPGLAELGVILPHGTPVEMPEVNSAPTKESVNLWD, via the coding sequence ATGAAAATCTATGCAATGCAGGGGGACACGCTTGATGCCGTTTGCGCCCGCTTTTATGGGCGCACGGCTGGCGTCGTTGAAGCCGTTCTGAAGGCCAATCCTGGCCTCGCGGAGTTAGGCGTTATCTTGCCTCACGGCACGCCGGTAGAGATGCCGGAGGTGAATAGCGCCCCCACAAAAGAATCCGTAAACCTATGGGACTGA
- a CDS encoding DinI-like family protein, with the protein MDRELNEQVMIERVELIARLTTEGTCQERDREIALNLIAEIARGNLIKNNAFTVVFSASPVPERVKKGGNVRVNITLDKDQQIGHAVVEAFQCELTRRIRSLFPSSRVNVKIGSVTGVELQGLEKEADREALDAILREVWEDESWR; encoded by the coding sequence GTGGACAGAGAGTTGAACGAGCAGGTCATGATTGAACGAGTCGAGCTGATTGCGCGACTGACGACGGAAGGAACGTGTCAGGAAAGAGATCGTGAGATTGCCCTGAATTTGATTGCTGAGATTGCGCGGGGAAATTTAATCAAGAACAACGCATTTACCGTTGTGTTCTCAGCATCGCCTGTTCCGGAACGAGTCAAAAAAGGGGGCAACGTTCGGGTGAACATTACTCTCGATAAAGATCAGCAGATTGGCCATGCCGTCGTGGAGGCCTTTCAGTGCGAACTGACCCGCAGAATACGATCCCTGTTTCCGTCATCGCGGGTGAACGTGAAAATCGGATCGGTGACGGGGGTCGAGCTCCAGGGGCTTGAAAAAGAAGCCGATCGCGAGGCGCTGGACGCTATCCTCCGGGAAGTCTGGGAAGACGAGAGCTGGCGCTAG
- a CDS encoding replication endonuclease — translation MATSFAYPWNAPRSAIASPYLTHAQQQRRDRLFAALQQARIALSQQPDCVRFEIWRTVDALEQHRGSPQANAFLIRFCKRMLPRLRRVSDRYACTGLHDEFSRVVFDGHFDTQLLQYLASRMVELVARYNRLPDMSRADIDLLAADIASFIRGELANINDAEMGEYQTLYVWYQRAGLIARQFNVSPPHWERVSKTFFNKDDVAAAVIRMFSEAWWRGRLRRVAAAWREHLQIALGNVSKRRAAYASKRCVTEWREQKRRTREFLKGMELEDEEGNRISLIEKYDSSVANPAIRRCELMTRIRGFENICESLGYVGEFYTLTAPAQYHATLKSGFPNAKWNGASPTDTQIYFTRLWARIRAKLHRDGRRIFGIRVAEPHHDGTPHWHMLMFMLPEDVECVRRIIGDYARQEENAELQSESARQARFHADAIDPQKGSATGYIAKYISKNIDGYALDGETDSESGGLLKETASAVSAWAGRWHIRQFQFIGGAPVTVYRELRRLVDAEAARGLSVEFAAVQEAADAGDWAGYVTAQGGPFVRRDDLQVRTLYEPSAGFNQYGEETVRIRGVYDSAVGAGSPVLTRLTQWKIVPKRAADLKDVPVSSRSSVNNCTQTDLSQPLSRRARRALTERIKFIRPGASSPVVFASDPQNGVPEKVIDEIRLVTGIAISRAEALHLMAGGISRFNDKWCRGAADGSLFPAPCSYQQKARKILERIGYLTDLFAQRAR, via the coding sequence GCCGCGATCGCCTTTTCGCGGCGCTGCAGCAGGCAAGAATTGCCCTTTCACAGCAGCCCGACTGCGTACGCTTCGAAATCTGGCGCACGGTTGACGCCCTCGAACAGCATCGGGGCAGCCCGCAGGCTAACGCCTTTTTGATCCGCTTCTGCAAAAGGATGTTACCTCGCCTGCGGCGGGTCTCCGATCGCTATGCCTGCACAGGCCTGCACGACGAATTCTCCAGGGTCGTGTTTGACGGCCATTTCGACACTCAGCTTTTGCAATACCTCGCCTCGCGGATGGTCGAACTGGTGGCCCGCTATAACCGCCTTCCGGATATGTCCCGCGCGGACATCGACCTGCTGGCCGCAGATATCGCCAGCTTTATACGCGGCGAGCTGGCGAATATTAACGATGCTGAAATGGGCGAATACCAGACGCTGTACGTCTGGTATCAGCGCGCCGGACTGATCGCCCGACAGTTCAACGTGTCGCCACCGCACTGGGAGCGGGTGTCGAAGACATTTTTCAACAAAGATGACGTTGCCGCAGCGGTGATCCGCATGTTTTCCGAGGCGTGGTGGCGCGGGCGCCTGCGTCGGGTCGCGGCTGCCTGGCGCGAACATCTGCAGATTGCCCTCGGCAACGTCAGCAAACGGAGAGCGGCGTATGCGAGCAAACGCTGCGTGACCGAGTGGCGCGAGCAGAAGCGCCGCACGCGCGAATTTCTCAAGGGCATGGAGCTGGAAGATGAAGAGGGAAACCGCATCAGCCTGATTGAAAAATACGATAGCTCGGTGGCCAACCCGGCGATACGTCGCTGTGAACTGATGACCCGCATCCGCGGGTTTGAAAATATCTGTGAGTCGCTGGGCTACGTGGGCGAGTTCTATACCTTAACCGCACCCGCGCAGTATCACGCGACGCTGAAATCAGGCTTTCCCAACGCGAAGTGGAACGGGGCCAGCCCGACGGATACGCAAATCTACTTTACCCGCCTGTGGGCGCGTATCCGCGCAAAACTGCACCGGGACGGGCGCCGTATCTTTGGTATCCGCGTTGCGGAACCCCATCACGACGGTACGCCCCACTGGCACATGCTGATGTTTATGCTGCCGGAAGACGTCGAATGCGTTCGCCGGATTATCGGGGACTACGCGCGGCAGGAGGAGAACGCTGAGCTGCAGAGCGAAAGCGCCAGACAGGCGCGCTTTCACGCGGACGCGATCGATCCGCAGAAAGGCAGCGCTACCGGCTATATCGCCAAATACATCTCAAAGAATATCGACGGCTATGCGCTCGATGGCGAGACCGATAGCGAAAGCGGTGGATTGCTGAAAGAGACGGCGTCCGCCGTGTCGGCCTGGGCGGGACGCTGGCACATTCGCCAGTTTCAGTTCATCGGCGGCGCGCCGGTAACGGTCTACCGCGAGCTGCGACGTCTGGTGGATGCCGAGGCCGCGCGCGGTCTGAGCGTTGAGTTTGCCGCCGTCCAGGAGGCTGCCGACGCCGGGGACTGGGCGGGTTACGTTACTGCGCAGGGCGGGCCGTTTGTGCGTCGCGATGATTTACAGGTGCGCACGCTGTATGAGCCGAGCGCCGGGTTTAACCAGTACGGCGAGGAAACGGTCCGCATCCGCGGCGTGTACGATTCCGCCGTTGGCGCGGGCAGCCCAGTTTTAACCCGACTCACGCAGTGGAAAATTGTGCCGAAGCGGGCTGCGGATCTTAAGGATGTGCCCGTATCCTCTCGGAGTTCTGTCAATAACTGTACGCAGACCGATCTTTCTCAACCCCTCAGCCGACGTGCGAGGCGGGCGTTAACCGAACGCATCAAATTCATCCGCCCTGGCGCGTCGTCGCCCGTCGTCTTCGCGAGCGACCCGCAGAACGGCGTACCGGAGAAGGTGATCGATGAGATACGGCTCGTCACCGGGATAGCCATCAGCCGGGCAGAAGCCCTGCATCTGATGGCGGGAGGCATCAGCCGCTTTAACGATAAATGGTGCAGGGGCGCAGCTGACGGATCGCTATTTCCGGCACCGTGTTCTTACCAGCAAAAGGCGCGGAAAATCCTTGAACGTATTGGGTATTTAACGGATCTCTTCGCTCAGAGAGCCCGCTAA